From a single Lentisphaera profundi genomic region:
- a CDS encoding transposase, whose product MYDTLFPEYFIEELRQTIGILCGPLKIAGQIILRPEFQEIKKAIEDDQLQLSKDRAATRNREFKNSSTQKHPPAELVVALFIARHFYDNCYGERGYSMLCENSSLQQFIGRLGIGSFPSRNTIHEQVSALSEKTLNLFHQAILNCVKECGLDDFSAVIIDSTAIKADSAWPVDSQLLKNLSCKMMKNISDVHDQLPCVERRKIPLKRLQNYCDYMSKLDFEISMLKGKKGARKMRQKFYTQELLPRCRKFIIRLEKTLPQIKQHCESAKVLMIDECLSRFIDKVLMVEHRFNMAPKDYDTKTARKIYSMSDNDAAFIKKGGRETVFGYRPNFAFSANGFLTSFTLESGNTSDSKAFSNCLDENKKMTGETAMMISVDDGYSSAANLDDAIEKGATLVSVSGSKGKKLLGEDIYESENYQLARNIRSISEAGISKLKNYHNLERFTVCGLKRVRQETLISAIGFNLERICQLLCQIEVEVAA is encoded by the coding sequence ATGTACGATACTCTTTTTCCCGAATATTTCATCGAGGAATTACGGCAAACTATAGGAATTTTATGCGGACCATTGAAGATTGCGGGGCAAATCATACTTCGTCCTGAATTTCAAGAGATCAAAAAGGCAATTGAAGATGATCAACTTCAGTTGAGTAAAGATAGAGCCGCCACTAGAAACCGCGAGTTTAAAAACAGCTCTACCCAAAAACACCCCCCAGCTGAATTGGTGGTGGCGTTGTTCATAGCCCGTCACTTTTATGATAATTGTTACGGTGAACGAGGCTATAGTATGCTATGTGAGAATAGTTCCTTGCAGCAGTTTATTGGGCGCTTGGGCATAGGAAGCTTCCCTTCACGCAATACGATTCATGAACAAGTCTCTGCTCTTTCTGAGAAGACCCTTAATCTTTTTCATCAAGCTATTTTGAACTGCGTTAAGGAGTGTGGCCTGGATGATTTTTCAGCAGTGATTATTGATTCTACAGCCATTAAGGCCGATTCAGCGTGGCCTGTCGATAGTCAATTACTAAAGAACCTTAGTTGTAAAATGATGAAAAATATCAGTGACGTTCATGATCAGCTTCCCTGTGTTGAGCGCAGAAAGATCCCTCTCAAACGCCTGCAAAATTACTGTGATTATATGAGTAAACTGGATTTCGAGATCTCTATGCTTAAAGGAAAAAAAGGAGCAAGAAAAATGAGGCAAAAGTTTTATACGCAAGAACTTTTACCGAGGTGCCGAAAATTTATTATTCGCCTGGAGAAGACTCTTCCTCAAATTAAACAACACTGTGAAAGTGCCAAAGTTCTGATGATTGACGAATGTCTATCTCGCTTCATAGATAAAGTTTTGATGGTTGAACATCGCTTCAACATGGCTCCTAAGGACTACGATACGAAGACGGCACGGAAAATTTACAGCATGAGTGATAATGATGCAGCATTTATTAAAAAGGGTGGTCGAGAAACCGTATTTGGCTACCGACCAAATTTCGCCTTTAGTGCCAATGGTTTTCTGACATCATTCACCCTAGAATCTGGAAATACTAGTGACAGCAAGGCCTTCAGTAATTGCCTTGATGAAAATAAAAAGATGACGGGCGAGACCGCAATGATGATCAGTGTGGATGACGGATATAGCTCTGCCGCCAATTTAGATGATGCCATCGAAAAAGGGGCGACATTAGTCAGTGTTAGTGGCTCAAAGGGAAAGAAGCTCTTAGGAGAAGATATTTATGAGAGTGAAAACTACCAACTTGCGAGAAATATCCGATCAATTTCCGAAGCAGGTATTTCAAAGCTGAAGAACTATCACAACCTTGAGCGATTTACCGTTTGTGGCTTAAAGAGGGTTCGTCAAGAAACTCTCATAAGCGCCATAGGATTCAACTTGGAAAGGATCTGCCAGTTATTATGTCAAATAGAGGTTGAGGTCGCCGCATAG
- the mutL gene encoding DNA mismatch repair endonuclease MutL, translating into MADVKVLSAEIANRIAAGEVVERPSSVLKELVDNAIDAGATRIIIRTENAGNSLIEVSDNGSGMNQNNALLCLEQHATSKISDASDLDSISSYGFRGEAIPSIASVSRFTILTRLHNELEGNMIQVNGGEISTVEKIGCAPGTCMRVAKLFYNVPARKKFLKSQRTEEFHIQETFIQMALSRPDIHMELHCDKRKVYNIPPSSDMRTRLSSFVNRETAKDMLDVDYQEAGISVKGLCSRPGLARGNSREQRFFINQRPIVAPEINRAIRNAYEGIINKGQFAPCVLYINIDPSRVDINVHPAKREVRFREPQLLCQVISHALELALRQLSGSQHKLLAPSFLQPNVHVETSRVSLTLNQDNPLQEKIAPSFEAPRTNENNTGPLSQNTPDIQPAITQLDPHETNHTHALNTNDKVIQNPVIESHTHEHQSELSNDTGPPIDNSAESAEKETFSHGLNKLNIISFYNKEYLLCHGENGLIILCLKAARERVIFEQMLNNYRLNTEYTQALLIPISLELNHSDSHLIEKYSTQLNELGLGLRHFGAHSWMHSDRSFSSAIKK; encoded by the coding sequence ATGGCTGATGTAAAAGTCCTCAGTGCTGAAATTGCTAACCGTATTGCCGCAGGTGAAGTTGTAGAACGTCCTTCATCTGTACTAAAAGAATTGGTTGATAATGCCATAGATGCGGGTGCCACTCGCATTATTATTCGTACGGAAAATGCAGGAAACTCGCTAATTGAGGTCTCCGATAATGGCTCTGGCATGAATCAAAATAATGCCTTACTTTGTCTCGAACAACATGCCACTTCAAAAATAAGTGATGCCAGTGATCTTGATTCAATCAGTAGTTACGGCTTTCGCGGGGAAGCTATTCCAAGTATTGCCTCGGTTTCTCGCTTCACTATTTTAACTCGCTTACACAATGAGCTTGAAGGTAACATGATCCAAGTCAATGGTGGAGAAATCTCGACCGTCGAAAAAATTGGCTGTGCACCAGGAACATGCATGCGTGTCGCCAAGTTATTTTATAATGTTCCAGCCAGAAAGAAATTCTTGAAATCTCAGCGTACGGAAGAATTCCATATACAAGAGACTTTTATCCAAATGGCACTCTCTAGGCCTGATATACACATGGAACTCCATTGCGATAAACGCAAAGTGTATAATATCCCCCCTAGTTCTGATATGAGAACACGATTGAGTTCCTTTGTTAATCGTGAAACTGCCAAGGATATGCTTGACGTCGATTATCAAGAAGCTGGTATCTCGGTTAAAGGCTTATGCTCACGCCCAGGATTAGCCCGTGGCAATTCACGCGAACAACGTTTTTTCATCAACCAGCGCCCTATTGTTGCTCCAGAAATTAACCGCGCTATAAGAAATGCTTATGAAGGCATTATCAATAAAGGACAATTCGCTCCCTGTGTGCTCTATATTAATATTGATCCTTCGAGAGTTGACATCAATGTTCATCCTGCAAAACGAGAGGTTCGTTTTCGTGAACCCCAACTTCTTTGCCAGGTTATTAGCCACGCACTTGAGCTCGCACTACGCCAATTAAGTGGTTCTCAACACAAGCTACTTGCCCCGTCTTTCCTTCAGCCAAATGTACATGTAGAAACGAGTCGAGTCAGTCTTACGCTCAATCAAGACAATCCTTTACAGGAAAAAATCGCGCCTTCTTTTGAAGCCCCTCGCACAAATGAGAATAACACTGGACCTCTTAGCCAGAACACGCCTGACATCCAGCCAGCTATTACTCAACTCGATCCTCACGAGACAAATCATACACATGCGCTAAACACTAATGACAAAGTCATCCAAAATCCCGTCATCGAAAGCCACACTCATGAGCACCAATCAGAATTGAGTAATGACACAGGCCCGCCCATCGATAATTCGGCCGAAAGTGCTGAAAAAGAAACTTTTAGCCATGGCTTAAATAAATTAAATATCATTTCATTTTACAACAAAGAATACTTGCTTTGTCATGGTGAGAATGGATTAATCATTCTGTGCTTAAAAGCCGCCCGCGAAAGAGTAATTTTTGAGCAAATGTTGAATAACTATCGTCTCAACACAGAATACACACAAGCTTTATTAATCCCGATTAGTCTCGAACTTAATCACAGTGATTCCCATTTAATCGAAAAATACTCTACGCAACTCAATGAACTCGGCTTAGGACTGAGGCATTTTGGTGCTCATAGCTGGATGCACTCCGACAGATCATTCTCAAGTGCTATTAAAAAATAG
- a CDS encoding DUF445 domain-containing protein — MTEFILMPAIGAIIGAVTNELAIKMLFRPYNPVYVFGLKLPMTPGVIPSQRTVIAGNIAETFEKHLLSGKEIHDMLTSQDMHDQLEKEILKGLKKQLPTILANPELLQQTSSMVHSALVDTAKDKFVKISIEKAPLLAEKMIDNALESLGSMVAMVASPFKGKICEKVLEGIEQLSRETLASFATDDTRLLIQEKIEQQSGQLDYTKIAASLAPAMTELIINGLSNAIEEALSSGHLDIRKKIETRINELEIQQLEEIILGFSREQFRYITAFGALLGAIIGLVQAFTVGMLN; from the coding sequence ATGACAGAATTTATCCTCATGCCTGCGATCGGTGCTATAATTGGCGCCGTAACAAATGAGCTCGCAATCAAAATGCTCTTTAGACCTTACAATCCCGTATATGTCTTTGGCCTTAAACTCCCGATGACACCCGGTGTCATTCCTTCTCAACGAACGGTCATTGCCGGTAATATTGCCGAAACTTTCGAAAAGCACCTCTTATCTGGAAAAGAAATCCATGATATGCTAACATCCCAAGATATGCATGATCAACTTGAAAAAGAAATTTTGAAAGGATTAAAAAAACAACTCCCCACGATTTTAGCCAATCCAGAACTCTTACAACAAACGAGTTCCATGGTCCATTCAGCACTTGTTGATACTGCGAAGGATAAATTTGTAAAAATCAGCATTGAAAAAGCACCCCTACTCGCAGAGAAAATGATTGATAATGCCTTAGAATCTCTAGGCTCAATGGTAGCAATGGTGGCCTCTCCTTTCAAAGGAAAAATCTGTGAAAAAGTCTTAGAAGGCATTGAGCAACTCAGCCGTGAAACTCTAGCTTCATTTGCTACTGATGATACTCGCCTACTCATTCAAGAAAAAATTGAACAGCAATCTGGCCAACTCGACTACACAAAAATCGCTGCATCCTTAGCCCCCGCAATGACAGAGCTCATTATCAATGGTCTCAGTAATGCGATTGAAGAAGCTCTTAGTAGTGGACACCTTGATATTCGCAAGAAAATTGAAACTCGTATTAATGAACTTGAGATCCAACAGCTCGAAGAAATCATCCTCGGCTTTAGTCGTGAGCAGTTCAGGTATATAACCGCCTTTGGAGCACTTTTGGGAGCTATAATCGGCTTAGTACAGGCTTTTACTGTCGGCATGCTTAACTAA
- a CDS encoding response regulator: MQKYHDLNEISLQERLERCDAELKGLSLVMNKLLKNIVVYSDFLEDELEDSASGERYLEKLRHDIEQIKIIYSTISQDLETTVEEQEKVNLSALLTAFFKRTRKLRDLDDVNLVNEQEELIIQANMSHLSSVFMFMHSLLAKDKTYTLSVEKVNMSEQEALNDGIYYSIELKSSDSINDYVPVNYDAAVFEESDRREMLFVLGALKRFSGALYCNENDEQISLQLLLPSMDFHAVGGQLDDDLNADSLKGTETILVVDDEDMIWDVLIENLQNLGYIVLLAENGLDAVEIYRENPGQIDLVILDMVMPEMNGREAFYELKKLDDEVKVLISSGFMAENEAGDLIEAGAAAFLRKPYRMVELARKLRELLT; the protein is encoded by the coding sequence ATGCAGAAATATCATGATTTGAATGAAATTTCTCTTCAAGAGCGTTTAGAGCGGTGTGATGCAGAGCTCAAAGGGCTTTCCTTGGTAATGAATAAGCTACTTAAAAACATTGTTGTCTACAGTGATTTTTTGGAAGATGAACTTGAGGATTCAGCATCAGGAGAACGTTACCTCGAGAAATTACGTCATGATATTGAGCAAATTAAAATCATCTACTCAACAATTTCCCAAGACTTAGAGACCACAGTAGAGGAGCAAGAGAAAGTGAATTTAAGTGCTTTGCTCACGGCCTTTTTTAAGCGTACAAGAAAGTTACGAGACCTCGATGATGTGAATTTAGTTAATGAACAAGAAGAACTGATTATTCAGGCCAATATGAGTCATTTATCATCAGTATTTATGTTCATGCATTCATTGCTCGCAAAAGATAAAACGTATACTTTATCGGTTGAAAAAGTGAATATGTCTGAGCAAGAGGCTCTCAATGATGGGATTTATTACTCGATCGAGCTTAAAAGTTCTGATAGTATCAATGACTACGTACCTGTTAATTATGATGCGGCTGTTTTTGAGGAATCTGATCGCCGTGAAATGCTTTTTGTCTTAGGTGCCTTGAAGCGTTTTTCTGGAGCACTTTATTGCAATGAGAATGATGAGCAGATTTCCCTACAGTTACTTCTTCCTTCGATGGATTTCCACGCAGTAGGTGGGCAATTGGATGATGACCTCAATGCAGACTCATTAAAAGGTACTGAAACTATTTTAGTGGTTGATGATGAAGATATGATTTGGGATGTTCTGATTGAGAACTTACAAAACTTAGGCTATATCGTCTTGTTGGCAGAGAATGGTTTAGACGCGGTTGAGATTTATCGTGAAAATCCTGGTCAAATTGACTTGGTGATTTTGGATATGGTGATGCCGGAAATGAATGGTCGTGAGGCTTTTTATGAATTAAAGAAACTAGATGACGAAGTCAAGGTTTTGATCTCTTCTGGGTTTATGGCTGAGAATGAAGCTGGTGATCTGATTGAAGCGGGTGCGGCGGCCTTTTTAAGGAAGCCTTACCGCATGGTAGAATTAGCTAGAAAACTAAGAGAATTACTGACTTAG
- a CDS encoding tetratricopeptide repeat protein — MTNKAIIALLTCLCAIIFSTLLLLKKDVKLSNVSKRQQIPFEVQSATAQGLILGGKYEFANKIFANSYQHFKDNPAYIQSYANSLLASEQAQKAQNICLDAINIYPLNKNLRLTLAKCMLSNKQSDSAYRLLNELPLFSQKEADYLSLIIMTTPNKSGLESLMSKMKNFTNYQKLFPKNLIEKSPNSEFIIKNLSN; from the coding sequence ATGACTAACAAAGCCATCATTGCTTTACTTACTTGCCTTTGTGCAATTATTTTTTCTACTCTCCTCTTATTAAAGAAAGATGTGAAACTTAGTAATGTTAGCAAAAGGCAACAAATACCCTTTGAGGTCCAAAGTGCTACTGCACAGGGTCTTATCTTGGGTGGGAAGTATGAGTTTGCCAATAAAATCTTTGCAAACTCATACCAACACTTCAAAGACAACCCTGCTTATATCCAAAGCTATGCAAATAGTTTACTTGCCTCTGAGCAAGCTCAAAAAGCTCAAAACATCTGCTTAGACGCGATCAACATTTATCCACTAAATAAAAACCTTAGACTTACACTCGCAAAATGTATGTTAAGCAATAAGCAAAGTGACTCCGCCTATCGTTTACTTAACGAGCTCCCTCTCTTTTCTCAAAAAGAAGCTGACTACCTCAGTCTCATTATAATGACGACTCCCAATAAGAGTGGTCTCGAATCTTTAATGAGTAAAATGAAAAACTTTACCAACTATCAAAAGCTCTTCCCGAAGAACTTGATCGAAAAATCACCTAATTCTGAATTCATTATAAAGAACTTGAGTAATTAA